Proteins encoded by one window of Mercenaria mercenaria strain notata chromosome 4, MADL_Memer_1, whole genome shotgun sequence:
- the LOC123551667 gene encoding uncharacterized protein LOC123551667 isoform X5 yields MADAAENDTIKNKEEKTTLNKEKVKKDEENEKLKTGTQESTNTHNKLPDDVASQDASKNENTNNSAQNKDINAENSDTVTANNDAKAENVNNTDADKEKTRGDNKSKQDNKTDRKTGQKSVENGPVNVKLVQGHYKTHTKSTLPHVLAEYGLEDKDHPKKEKRKKRKKKVEVASDNEDDEKSKRKARDEIFRHVFSSTRETDNYYSEYIDFLEQKVIQQRQKAQRDLEEAERLRALKLEKESEEEVKKVPEAPPLEPEKQKRRYVRKLERVELKHDDSFLRDIPKTDTARIIALQDKLKKEGKLKTQCDVDKFWNDIRKPHVFYEHFKVHKKDAGPFEPSHENDSHSDSQEEQEGQPGPEMAPRSLSHISEASRDREPWAITQKFQTSHGPKTPIPERKRRDSIQMAKDAAVDLEKRCPKLEMPPLACFSLKLGKKPPDPEEITKNLDIKAREKSRKKFQRKLNKMYQMAMTNTAAANRILAQHGNITNILEGAALRDLRNFCCEPREISHISELAVFDEPYPTLEDYYRDITDPSRALEVHPDVDRQSIGSRSQPSTRQSSAASRKLTPISDTSSRAGSKTRKKKKSPEMIEFPVPLPLSFDEVTTKEKTMEPKCVSTLWTNYMHAGKSVFSQ; encoded by the exons GAAAAGGTAAAGAAAGATGAAGAGAATGAAAAATTAAAGACAG GGACACAGGAAAGTACAAACACACACAACAAACTTCCAGATGATGTCGCCTCTCAGGATGCttctaaaaatgaaaacactAATAACAGTGCGCAAAATAAGGATATAAATGCAGAAAACTCTGATACTGTTACTGCAAATAATGATGCTAAAgctgaaaatgtaaataatacaGATGCTGACAAGGAAAAAACTCGAGGAGATAACAAAAGCAAACAAGACAATAAAACTGACAGAAAGACTGGacaaaaatctgttgaaaatggaCCTGTAAATGTAAAGTTGGTTCAAGGGCATTATAAAACACACACTAAATCAACATTACCACATGTCCTTGCAGAGTATGGACTGGAAGACAAGGACCATCCCAAG AAGGAAAAACGGAAGAAGAGAAAGAAAAAGGTTGAAGTAGCCAGTGACAATGAGGATGATGAAAAATCTAAGAGAAAAGCGAGGGATGag ATATTCCGTCATGTATTTAGCAGTACACGTGAGACAGATAATTATTATTCAGAGTACATTGATTTTCTCGAGCAGAAAGTTATACAACAGAGACAGAAAGCACAGCGTGACCTGGAAGAAGCGGAGAGATTAAGAGCTCTTAAACTGGAAAAAGAG AGTGAGGAGGAGGTGAAAAAGGTCCCAGAAGCTCCGCCCCTGGAGCCAGAG AAACAAAAGAGACGATATGTGAGAAAATTGGAGAGGGTAGAACTCAAACATGATGACAGTTTTCTCAGAGATATACCTAAAACAGACACTGCCAGG ATCATTGCATTACAAGACAAGTTGAAGAAAGAGGGTAAATTGAAGACACAGTGTGATGTGGACAAGTTTTGGAATGATATCAGAAAACCTCACGTGTTTTATGAGCactttaaagtccacaaaaaag ATGCAGGTCCTTTTGAACCAAGCCATGAGAATGACTCACACTCTGACTCTCAGGAAGAGCAGGAGGGACAACCTGGTCCTGAGATGGCTCCACGGTCATTGAGTCACATATCTGAAGCCTCAAGGGACAGAGAACCTTGGGCTATCACACAGAAGTTCCAGACTTCACATGGACCTAAAACTCCTATACCA GAGAGAAAAAGGAGAGATTCTATACAAATGGCAAAGGATGCAGCGGTAGACCTGGAGAAAAGATGTCCCAAG CTTGAGATGCCACCATTAGCATGCTTTTCATTGAAACTTGGAAAGAAACCACCAGATCCAGAAGAG atAACCAAAAACTTAGATATAAAGGCTCGGGAAAAATCACGTAAGAAGTTCCAGCGCAAGTTGAACAAGATGTATCAAATGGCAATGACAAACACAGCCGCAGCAAACAG AATACTGGCACAGCATGGTAATATCACCAACATTCTTGAGGGCGCAGCTTTAAGAGACTTG CGGAATTTTTGTTGTGAACCTAGAGAAATAAGTCACATATCAGAA CTAGCAGTATTTGATGAGCCATATCCCACCTTGGAAGATTATTACCGTGATATAACAGATCCAAGCCGAGCCCTAGAAGTGCACCCTGATGTTGACAGACAGAGTATTGGGAGTCGGTCTCAGCCCAGTACCAGACAGTCCAGTGCTGCAAGTCGAAAACTCACACCAATCAGTGACACATCCAGTAGGGCAGGCTCTAAAACACG GAAAAAGAAGAAATCACCGGAGATGATAGAGTTTCCTGTACCATTACCACTGTCCTTTGATGAAGTCACTACCAAAGAAAAAACAATG GAACCAAAATGTGTGAGTACCTTATGGACAAACTACATGCATGCAGGGAAAAGTGTCTTTTCACAATAA
- the LOC123551667 gene encoding putative uncharacterized protein DDB_G0282133 isoform X7, with the protein MADAAENDTIKNKEEKTTLNKEKVKKDEENEKLKTGTQESTNTHNKLPDDVASQDASKNENTNNSAQNKDINAENSDTVTANNDAKAENVNNTDADKEKTRGDNKSKQDNKTDRKTGQKSVENGPVNVKLVQGHYKTHTKSTLPHVLAEYGLEDKDHPKKEKRKKRKKKVEVASDNEDDEKSKRKARDEIFRHVFSSTRETDNYYSEYIDFLEQKVIQQRQKAQRDLEEAERLRALKLEKEKQKRRYVRKLERVELKHDDSFLRDIPKTDTARIIALQDKLKKEGKLKTQCDVDKFWNDIRKPHVFYEHFKVHKKDAGPFEPSHENDSHSDSQEEQEGQPGPEMAPRSLSHISEASRDREPWAITQKFQTSHGPKTPIPERKRRDSIQMAKDAAVDLEKRCPKLEMPPLACFSLKLGKKPPDPEEITKNLDIKAREKSRKKFQRKLNKMYQMAMTNTAAANRILAQHGNITNILEGAALRDLRNFCCEPREISHISELAVFDEPYPTLEDYYRDITDPSRALEVHPDVDRQSIGSRSQPSTRQSSAASRKLTPISDTSSRAGSKTRKKKKSPEMIEFPVPLPLSFDEVTTKEKTMEPKCVSTLWTNYMHAGKSVFSQ; encoded by the exons GAAAAGGTAAAGAAAGATGAAGAGAATGAAAAATTAAAGACAG GGACACAGGAAAGTACAAACACACACAACAAACTTCCAGATGATGTCGCCTCTCAGGATGCttctaaaaatgaaaacactAATAACAGTGCGCAAAATAAGGATATAAATGCAGAAAACTCTGATACTGTTACTGCAAATAATGATGCTAAAgctgaaaatgtaaataatacaGATGCTGACAAGGAAAAAACTCGAGGAGATAACAAAAGCAAACAAGACAATAAAACTGACAGAAAGACTGGacaaaaatctgttgaaaatggaCCTGTAAATGTAAAGTTGGTTCAAGGGCATTATAAAACACACACTAAATCAACATTACCACATGTCCTTGCAGAGTATGGACTGGAAGACAAGGACCATCCCAAG AAGGAAAAACGGAAGAAGAGAAAGAAAAAGGTTGAAGTAGCCAGTGACAATGAGGATGATGAAAAATCTAAGAGAAAAGCGAGGGATGag ATATTCCGTCATGTATTTAGCAGTACACGTGAGACAGATAATTATTATTCAGAGTACATTGATTTTCTCGAGCAGAAAGTTATACAACAGAGACAGAAAGCACAGCGTGACCTGGAAGAAGCGGAGAGATTAAGAGCTCTTAAACTGGAAAAAGAG AAACAAAAGAGACGATATGTGAGAAAATTGGAGAGGGTAGAACTCAAACATGATGACAGTTTTCTCAGAGATATACCTAAAACAGACACTGCCAGG ATCATTGCATTACAAGACAAGTTGAAGAAAGAGGGTAAATTGAAGACACAGTGTGATGTGGACAAGTTTTGGAATGATATCAGAAAACCTCACGTGTTTTATGAGCactttaaagtccacaaaaaag ATGCAGGTCCTTTTGAACCAAGCCATGAGAATGACTCACACTCTGACTCTCAGGAAGAGCAGGAGGGACAACCTGGTCCTGAGATGGCTCCACGGTCATTGAGTCACATATCTGAAGCCTCAAGGGACAGAGAACCTTGGGCTATCACACAGAAGTTCCAGACTTCACATGGACCTAAAACTCCTATACCA GAGAGAAAAAGGAGAGATTCTATACAAATGGCAAAGGATGCAGCGGTAGACCTGGAGAAAAGATGTCCCAAG CTTGAGATGCCACCATTAGCATGCTTTTCATTGAAACTTGGAAAGAAACCACCAGATCCAGAAGAG atAACCAAAAACTTAGATATAAAGGCTCGGGAAAAATCACGTAAGAAGTTCCAGCGCAAGTTGAACAAGATGTATCAAATGGCAATGACAAACACAGCCGCAGCAAACAG AATACTGGCACAGCATGGTAATATCACCAACATTCTTGAGGGCGCAGCTTTAAGAGACTTG CGGAATTTTTGTTGTGAACCTAGAGAAATAAGTCACATATCAGAA CTAGCAGTATTTGATGAGCCATATCCCACCTTGGAAGATTATTACCGTGATATAACAGATCCAAGCCGAGCCCTAGAAGTGCACCCTGATGTTGACAGACAGAGTATTGGGAGTCGGTCTCAGCCCAGTACCAGACAGTCCAGTGCTGCAAGTCGAAAACTCACACCAATCAGTGACACATCCAGTAGGGCAGGCTCTAAAACACG GAAAAAGAAGAAATCACCGGAGATGATAGAGTTTCCTGTACCATTACCACTGTCCTTTGATGAAGTCACTACCAAAGAAAAAACAATG GAACCAAAATGTGTGAGTACCTTATGGACAAACTACATGCATGCAGGGAAAAGTGTCTTTTCACAATAA